The Strix aluco isolate bStrAlu1 chromosome 18, bStrAlu1.hap1, whole genome shotgun sequence genome includes the window ccaccccctgcctgggcagcctattccactctctgaccactctttctctgaaaagttttttcctcatgtccagtctgaacctcccctgttgcagtttaaagccgttccctcttgttctgtcactaatcccctgtgagaagagaccagcaccaacctctccacaacgtcctttcagggagctgtagagagtgatgaggtctcccctccccttctcctcctcacactgaacagtcccagctccttcaatctctcctcacaggatttattctccaggcccttccccaggtcgttgccctcctctgccctcgctccagcccctcgagatctctcttgcattgaggtgcccaaaactggacacaaccctccaggtgtggcctcaccagtgcagagcacaggaggactatcccctccctccttctgctggccacactagcgctgatacaagccaggatgcgcCCCCAGCGCTCTCTCTCCCCCCAAGCGCACAAACACGACCTTGCCGTGCCGAACACCCCAAAGCCAAGCCCAACACCCCGTTTTAGCCCCTCCCAGCGCTGTGccccccctcctccagcacaaGCACCGCCCCGTCCCCCCGGTGCTCTCGCGAGACGGCGGAGGatggcgcgggcgggcggcgggaacCTCCCGTGGTACGACCGGGACcgaggggacgggggggacgggggggagcggcgggcgctgccccggGCTCACCCCCCCCGCCCGGTGCGCTCTCTCCGGTGCAGGGTGGAGAAGTACCGGCCGCAGGCGCTGTCGGAGCTGGTGTCTCACCGGGATATCCTCAGCACCGGTAagtaacaccccccccccccggtaagTACACACCCCCCGGTAAGTAACCCCCGCCCTGCAACACCGCCGGGGGGTACCGGGCCTCCCCCAAGCCCGTTATCCCGTCTCCAGTGCAGCGGTTCATCAGCGAGGACCGGCTCCCGCACCTTCTCCTCTATGGCCCTCCCGGTACCGGTAAGACCTCGACCATCCTCGCCTGCGCCAGGCAGCTCTACCGGGAGCGCGAGTTTGGCTCCATGGTGCTGGAGGTaagtggggatgggatgggggggtgACAGcggggtcccccccacccctgggtgcATCCTCAGGGAGGGATGGCGGATCCACGCCGTCTCCCTCCAGCTCAACGCCTCCGACGACCGGGGTATCGACATTGTGCGAGGGCCCATCCTGAGCTTCGCCAGCACCAGGACCATCTTTAAGTAAGTGGTGGGTCTGCGCTTCCCAAAGCTCCCCATCCCTTTGCCATCCCCCTGCTGACACAGCCCGCCCCAGCGCTCGGCTCAggaggggggtttgggggggctccCGGGGTGGGAAGCGGGTGGGAAGGAGCCAGGGGTGCCCGGTGAgcagggaggatgaggatggtaaGGATGTGTGATCAGGATCCAGtctggaggggaagggaaggctcCCTGGGAGCGTTCATGGGGGCCAGGCTGGGAATAagcaccccccactcccccttCTCCAGCACCAAGCCAGCAGCCAGGACAAAAGCCAccctgtttttctccctttttaaggAAAGGCTTCAAGCTCGTCATCCTGGATGAAGCTGACGCCATGACCCAGGATGCTCAGAACGCCCTGAGGCGAGGTgaggggtgctggggaccccacaCCAGTGGCACCCCTTCAGCCTTTCCCAGCCCAGCCAAGGTTcaacctctcctccctcctctttgcaGTGATCGAGAAGTTCACAGAAAACACCCGCTTTTGCCTCATCTGCAACTACCTCTCCAAGATCATCCCCGCCCTGCAGTCCCGCTGCACGCGCTTCCGCTTCGGCCCCCTCACCCCAGAGCTGATGGTGCCCCGGCTGCAGCACGTCATACAGGAGGAGGGGTgagccgggggcggcggggggctctGCGGCATCCTCCGGGCCCCCTTTTTCCCCATTCTCCTACACGGGGAGGAGCAGAGGGCTTGGTTTTCCACAGTTATATCTCCCTCCAGCCACGCTGGctccctctgcagccccaggTCTTGTTTTCCAGGGTGGATGTGACTGAGGATGGGATGAAGGCTCTGGTGACCCTCTCGAGCGGTGACATGCGCAGAGCCCTTAATATCTTGCAGGTACAGACTGTGGCCACGGCCACTCTCCTCGTGCAAGCCAGCAGCGGTCAGCCCCACACAGGCAGCTGCCCCGgagaggtcagtggaagaaagactGAGCTCTTCATCCTTCctccaccctcctcttcctcagagcACCGCCATGGCCTTCGGGAAGGTGACAGAGGAGAATGTCTACACCTGCACGGGACACCCCCTCAAGTCTGACATCTCCAACATCCTCGACTGGATGCTGAACCAGGACTTTTCCACTGCCTATCGCAGTATCCTTTTCCCTCCGCTGGCCCCAGAGTTTAATCCCCGCTGCTATAAATCCTCCTCTTTGCTGAAGCTTCCCATCCTGTGACCTCCTGCTCCGGCTGGGGTGGGTGCTGCTCACTGGGGGTTGTCAGGGGGTAAGGAGTGGGATCTCACAGGGAAAGGCCTGGAAGAAAGCCCTTCACTCACTCTCATCTCAGAAATCATGGAGCTGAAGACGCTGAAGGGCTTGGCCCTGCAGGACATCCTCACCGAGATCCACCTGTTTGTGCACAGAGGTGGGGGCTTGCGGGGGCAGCTCCTGCTGACCCAGCGAGGGACAACCACCTGTGTCCCCCGCCGCACCAACGTGCACTGTCTCCTTCTCTCCACAGTTGATTTCCCACCCTCCGTCCGCATCCAGTTGCTGATCAAAATGGCAGATATCGAGTAAGTGTCCACTCACTCCCACCCAGTGCCCCAAAACTCCCCAGCTGGGGGGCTGCCAGTGTGCCCACCCCACCGGGGTCACCGCTACCACGCTGTGCCAGGTCTTGGCAGCCGCTGGGCACTGCTGGCACCCATCCTGACCCAGGCTGTCACTTTGTTGGGGTGCAAACAGTGGTGTAACTACCCAAACCTGCCCTTGCCCCCTGCTCCAGGTACCGGCTGGCGGCTGGGACCAGTGAAAAGATTCAGCTGAGCTCCCTCATCGCGGCCTTCCAAGTCACCAGGGACCTGATCGTGGCCGAAGCCTGAGTCCTGCTGGGCTGACCC containing:
- the RFC5 gene encoding replication factor C subunit 5 isoform X1 produces the protein MARAGGGNLPWVEKYRPQALSELVSHRDILSTVQRFISEDRLPHLLLYGPPGTGKTSTILACARQLYREREFGSMVLELNASDDRGIDIVRGPILSFASTRTIFKKGFKLVILDEADAMTQDAQNALRRVIEKFTENTRFCLICNYLSKIIPALQSRCTRFRFGPLTPELMVPRLQHVIQEEGVDVTEDGMKALVTLSSGDMRRALNILQSTAMAFGKVTEENVYTCTGHPLKSDISNILDWMLNQDFSTAYRKIMELKTLKGLALQDILTEIHLFVHRGGGLRGQLLLTQRGTTTCVPRRTNVHCLLLSTVDFPPSVRIQLLIKMADIEYRLAAGTSEKIQLSSLIAAFQVTRDLIVAEA
- the RFC5 gene encoding replication factor C subunit 5 isoform X2 yields the protein MARAGGGNLPWVEKYRPQALSELVSHRDILSTVQRFISEDRLPHLLLYGPPGTGKTSTILACARQLYREREFGSMVLELNASDDRGIDIVRGPILSFASTRTIFKKGFKLVILDEADAMTQDAQNALRRVIEKFTENTRFCLICNYLSKIIPALQSRCTRFRFGPLTPELMVPRLQHVIQEEGVDVTEDGMKALVTLSSGDMRRALNILQSTAMAFGKVTEENVYTCTGHPLKSDISNILDWMLNQDFSTAYRKIMELKTLKGLALQDILTEIHLFVHRVDFPPSVRIQLLIKMADIEYRLAAGTSEKIQLSSLIAAFQVTRDLIVAEA